In the Candidatus Mycosynbacter amalyticus genome, one interval contains:
- a CDS encoding ribosomal RNA small subunit methyltransferase A gives MKRLHTKSQNFLRSPSIVKTLVGHSNIKRSDTVYDIGAGSGIISYVLSDACRQVVAVEQDSRMITKLHDNLDDLHNVTIQKGDALTITLPTTPYKVFANIPFHLSSPILRRFTEAERPPTAIYLIVQKQFAEKLLIGNENFTGLLGVYIAPHFTTRIRYKLLRSDYRPAPAVDTVLVELLRRNEPLLPSTDMVSYREFVERCFSRQKYFDTLSTGKRPSQLSLGEWLGLFARHSKKSK, from the coding sequence ATGAAACGCCTCCACACCAAATCGCAAAACTTCCTCCGCAGCCCGAGCATTGTAAAAACACTCGTTGGGCACAGCAATATCAAGAGGTCTGACACAGTCTACGACATCGGGGCCGGCAGCGGTATCATATCGTATGTGCTATCCGATGCATGTCGGCAGGTTGTGGCGGTTGAGCAGGACTCTCGCATGATCACAAAACTCCACGACAACCTGGACGACCTTCATAATGTCACCATCCAAAAAGGCGATGCACTTACCATCACACTCCCGACCACTCCCTACAAGGTCTTCGCCAACATTCCGTTTCACCTCAGCTCGCCTATCTTGCGTCGTTTCACTGAAGCCGAGCGTCCGCCGACCGCGATCTATCTCATCGTCCAGAAGCAATTTGCCGAAAAACTCCTTATTGGCAATGAAAATTTTACCGGCCTCCTAGGTGTATATATTGCTCCGCACTTCACGACGCGTATCCGCTACAAACTACTGCGCAGTGATTATCGCCCCGCTCCCGCCGTCGATACTGTACTCGTCGAGCTTCTACGCAGAAACGAGCCGCTCCTGCCGTCTACCGACATGGTAAGCTACCGAGAATTTGTCGAGCGGTGTTTTTCTAGGCAAAAATATTTTGATACACTCAGCACAGGCAAGCGACCATCACAGCTTTCGCTAGGCGAGTGGCTTGGGCTCTTTGCCCGACACTCAAAAAAGTCCAAGTAG
- a CDS encoding DUF1697 domain-containing protein — MTYLALLRGINVGGNNKVAMSELRACFEEAGFTRVSTYINSGNIFFDSDKTDLIELVEQCEAMIEKRFGFAVVVTVIAQADYEDALRHAPTWWANGTDKTRNDALFVIPPTTAQEVIAELTKKTSVVDKLALYGQVVFWTLPMAEYNKSVVPKMIGTSIYKRVTMRSSTTAKKLLGLF; from the coding sequence ATGACGTATCTTGCACTGCTACGCGGCATCAATGTCGGCGGCAATAACAAAGTGGCCATGAGTGAACTACGTGCTTGCTTCGAAGAGGCTGGGTTTACGCGCGTATCGACCTATATCAATAGTGGTAATATATTTTTTGACAGTGACAAAACTGACTTGATAGAATTGGTCGAGCAGTGTGAAGCTATGATAGAGAAGAGGTTCGGGTTTGCCGTAGTCGTGACTGTGATAGCACAGGCCGACTACGAAGATGCCCTACGGCATGCGCCTACATGGTGGGCAAATGGTACGGACAAGACGCGCAATGACGCACTATTTGTGATACCTCCGACGACTGCGCAGGAAGTAATTGCCGAGCTGACGAAAAAAACGTCGGTCGTCGACAAATTGGCATTGTATGGTCAAGTGGTGTTTTGGACATTGCCCATGGCAGAGTATAACAAAAGCGTTGTACCGAAAATGATTGGAACGTCAATCTACAAACGGGTAACAATGCGCAGTTCTACCACTGCTAAGAAGCTACTTGGACTTTTTTGA
- a CDS encoding VOC family protein, protein MVQKITPNLWCNGNAEEMVDFYRNAFTDFEVLHTENYPESRDEGLADFQQDLAGKVLTIQFRVHDLEFVAINAGPEFTPNPSISFFVNFDPSRGQTQEQLDELWGKLSDDGTVLMELGEYPFSPHYGWIQDKFGVSWQLILTNPDGEPRPTIVPSLLFTDKSQNQAHYAAELYVSLFDDAAVGNMSTYGQDMGPAKADSIAYGDFRIGEQWLAVMDNGGVEHKFNFTEGVSLSVACKDQAEIDKLWGILSTVPEAEQCGWCKDKFGVSWQIVPANIDELMQRPGAFKTMMQQHKIVIAEY, encoded by the coding sequence ATGGTACAAAAAATAACACCAAACCTATGGTGCAACGGCAATGCCGAAGAGATGGTGGATTTTTACAGAAATGCGTTTACTGACTTCGAGGTACTGCATACCGAGAATTATCCGGAGTCGAGAGACGAAGGCTTGGCGGATTTTCAGCAAGACCTGGCGGGTAAGGTACTCACAATTCAGTTCCGTGTGCACGATCTGGAATTTGTCGCGATCAACGCCGGGCCGGAGTTTACGCCAAATCCGTCCATTTCGTTTTTTGTAAACTTCGATCCATCGCGTGGACAGACGCAGGAGCAGCTCGATGAACTATGGGGCAAGCTCAGCGATGACGGAACGGTGCTGATGGAGCTGGGCGAATATCCGTTTAGTCCGCACTACGGCTGGATACAAGATAAATTTGGCGTGAGCTGGCAGCTGATACTCACGAATCCCGACGGCGAGCCGCGTCCGACGATAGTACCGTCGCTACTTTTTACTGACAAATCACAAAACCAAGCGCACTATGCGGCGGAACTCTATGTGTCACTGTTTGACGATGCTGCAGTCGGCAACATGAGTACCTATGGACAAGATATGGGTCCTGCCAAAGCAGATTCGATAGCCTATGGTGATTTCCGAATAGGTGAGCAGTGGTTGGCCGTGATGGACAACGGGGGTGTGGAGCATAAATTCAACTTCACTGAGGGCGTCTCACTTTCTGTCGCGTGTAAAGATCAAGCCGAGATTGACAAGCTATGGGGTATACTCTCAACAGTGCCAGAGGCCGAACAGTGTGGTTGGTGCAAAGACAAGTTCGGTGTATCGTGGCAAATCGTCCCTGCGAATATCGACGAGTTGATGCAGAGGCCTGGCGCGTTCAAAACCATGATGCAGCAGCACAAAATCGTCATCGCAGAGTACTAG
- a CDS encoding DUF4287 domain-containing protein: MSFQAYLDNIETKTGLVPQQFIDKAHAKGFGDNTKAGEIVQWLAEDYDLGRGHAMALVHVIKHGAAISDKHVNSSGVHSDPSVTLKLDGKEN, translated from the coding sequence ATGTCGTTTCAAGCATACCTGGACAATATCGAGACCAAGACTGGTCTGGTGCCACAGCAATTCATAGACAAAGCTCATGCAAAAGGCTTCGGCGATAATACGAAAGCCGGTGAAATCGTGCAGTGGTTGGCAGAGGATTATGACCTGGGGCGTGGACATGCTATGGCTCTTGTGCATGTGATCAAACACGGGGCAGCGATTAGTGACAAACATGTGAATAGCAGTGGGGTACATAGCGACCCAAGCGTAACGTTGAAACTAGATGGAAAGGAGAATTAA
- a CDS encoding VOC family protein yields MLAAFSGYSSSDIPACKTFYSDVLGLTCEDSMGGIGFKVNGHQVFIYPKDDHTPATFTVLNLVVPNIDVAIDELMAKNVTFLRYDNLPAEQDSRGVLRGKDAGMGPNIAWFEDPSGNILALVEE; encoded by the coding sequence ATGTTGGCTGCATTCAGTGGATATTCGAGTAGTGACATACCGGCGTGTAAAACATTTTATAGTGACGTGCTCGGGCTTACTTGCGAAGACAGCATGGGCGGCATTGGCTTCAAGGTGAATGGCCACCAAGTATTTATTTATCCTAAGGATGATCATACGCCGGCGACGTTTACGGTGCTTAATCTTGTTGTACCCAATATCGATGTGGCGATCGATGAGCTGATGGCAAAAAACGTGACGTTTTTGAGGTATGATAACTTACCTGCGGAGCAGGACAGTCGCGGAGTATTGCGCGGCAAAGATGCGGGCATGGGCCCAAATATCGCATGGTTCGAAGACCCGAGTGGAAATATTTTAGCATTGGTGGAGGAGTAA
- a CDS encoding DUF1801 domain-containing protein, whose translation MAKYEPKTVATQDSVIDYLATLDDSQQRDSQLLVGMMERVSGKPPMLWGKIIGFGKYHYKSKSGIEADWPLIGFAPRKGKLSLYLTYDAAEFTDALGRVGKHEVGKGCIYLKNLDHADLGALEQLIASAYEKSKELL comes from the coding sequence ATGGCAAAGTACGAGCCGAAGACAGTGGCGACACAAGATAGCGTGATAGACTATCTGGCGACGCTCGACGACTCGCAGCAGCGAGATAGTCAGCTTCTTGTTGGCATGATGGAACGGGTTTCAGGCAAACCGCCAATGCTCTGGGGAAAAATCATCGGCTTCGGTAAATATCACTATAAGTCAAAAAGCGGCATCGAGGCGGATTGGCCATTGATTGGCTTCGCACCACGAAAAGGTAAACTATCGCTCTATCTTACATACGATGCCGCCGAATTCACAGATGCCTTAGGGAGGGTAGGCAAGCATGAAGTGGGCAAGGGTTGCATCTATCTTAAAAACCTTGACCATGCTGATCTCGGCGCGCTTGAGCAGTTGATCGCAAGTGCGTATGAAAAGTCAAAGGAATTATTATGA
- a CDS encoding iron chaperone yields MADTFEEYINQFDGEVKARLVRLRETVRAGAPDAEEGIMYGLVGYKLHKKPLVYFGGFAHHIGFYATPQGHEAFAEDLSKYKQGKGSVQFPLDQPLPIDLVKRMVKFNKQKLGG; encoded by the coding sequence GTGGCGGATACATTTGAAGAATATATAAATCAGTTCGATGGCGAGGTGAAAGCAAGACTTGTGCGGCTTCGAGAGACCGTGCGAGCCGGGGCACCGGACGCCGAAGAAGGAATTATGTATGGGCTCGTAGGGTACAAACTGCACAAAAAGCCGCTGGTGTATTTCGGCGGGTTTGCACATCATATCGGATTTTACGCCACACCGCAGGGTCACGAAGCATTTGCAGAAGATTTGTCGAAATACAAGCAAGGCAAAGGCTCAGTGCAGTTTCCACTTGACCAGCCACTACCTATTGATCTAGTGAAGCGTATGGTGAAGTTTAATAAGCAGAAGCTGGGAGGCTAG
- a CDS encoding DUF2177 family protein → MELLIKLLAVGGIMGILDYIWLGFIAKKLYYAEMGKLLLDKPNMGAALAFYLIYVVGVLVFVINPALAKESWQYALGIGALFGLVAYATYDLTNLATMKDFPLKIVIIDLAWGMLITAAVSVGSFFIIRALT, encoded by the coding sequence ATGGAACTTCTTATCAAACTTCTCGCTGTCGGCGGTATCATGGGTATTCTCGACTACATCTGGCTCGGCTTCATCGCCAAGAAATTATACTATGCAGAAATGGGCAAGCTGCTGCTCGACAAACCAAATATGGGTGCGGCATTGGCGTTTTATCTCATTTACGTTGTCGGCGTGCTGGTATTTGTCATCAATCCTGCGCTTGCGAAAGAGTCGTGGCAGTATGCACTGGGCATTGGGGCGCTCTTCGGCCTTGTCGCCTACGCTACCTACGACCTCACGAACCTCGCCACTATGAAAGATTTCCCGCTCAAAATCGTCATCATCGACCTAGCTTGGGGTATGCTCATTACTGCTGCGGTATCGGTCGGATCTTTTTTCATCATCCGGGCGCTGACGTAG
- a CDS encoding DNA-3-methyladenine glycosylase family protein → MTLTHAEVKLARLDPLLGELIHAHGTIPLRPPRNYFEALGSSIVSQQISVKAAAKIFERFREATQLLPENILALDEDGLRAVGLSGQKSRYIRDLAAHFVEDSAVFNHLGNLSDDEVIVELTRVKGIGVWTAQMFLIFTLHRPDVFAPDDRGLQLAVEKLYERISTRVELEDLAQKWSPYRSTACLHLWRSLDNKPTA, encoded by the coding sequence ATGACACTCACACATGCCGAAGTCAAGCTGGCGCGACTTGATCCATTGCTAGGGGAGTTGATTCATGCACACGGCACGATTCCGCTGCGGCCACCACGAAACTACTTCGAAGCACTTGGCAGCTCGATCGTATCACAGCAAATTTCTGTGAAGGCTGCTGCCAAGATTTTTGAACGATTCCGCGAGGCTACCCAACTACTACCAGAGAACATACTCGCGCTTGACGAAGATGGTTTGCGCGCGGTGGGTCTGAGCGGTCAGAAATCGCGCTATATTCGTGACCTTGCAGCGCACTTTGTCGAAGATTCTGCTGTGTTTAATCATCTGGGGAATTTGAGCGACGACGAAGTAATCGTAGAACTTACACGCGTGAAAGGTATCGGTGTGTGGACCGCGCAAATGTTCCTAATCTTTACCCTACATCGTCCAGATGTCTTCGCACCCGACGATCGCGGCCTGCAACTGGCTGTCGAGAAACTATATGAGCGCATATCTACTCGCGTCGAGCTCGAAGATTTGGCGCAAAAATGGTCACCTTACCGATCGACCGCCTGTCTCCATTTGTGGCGCTCGCTCGATAATAAACCTACTGCCTAG
- the trhO gene encoding oxygen-dependent tRNA uridine(34) hydroxylase TrhO, translated as MQKILLYYKFTPITDPEAVKLWQKTLTDSLNLRGRILVSTQGLNGTVGGEVEDLKKYIKETKKFAGFKDIVFKWSDGGREDFPRMSVKARRELVGFQNSDDEFDVDENGVIGGGIHIKPREVHEMVEKHGDDVVFFDGRNAHEAKIGKFKNAVVPNTNTSRDFIAELESDKYDDIKNKKVITYCTGGIRCEAISAMMKKRGFTDVYQIDGGIVKYGESYGDDGLWEGSLRVFDNRMTVDFSDHAKTIGECTHCGGPTNNFENCAHMECNDLVLICLQCKQNPNLLFHTDECRYKHEAKLGASVNA; from the coding sequence ATGCAAAAGATACTTCTCTACTATAAATTTACACCTATTACCGATCCGGAAGCGGTGAAACTTTGGCAAAAGACACTGACCGACAGTCTAAATCTGCGTGGTCGTATCCTTGTGAGCACGCAGGGGCTCAACGGCACTGTGGGCGGTGAAGTAGAGGATCTCAAGAAATACATCAAAGAGACGAAGAAGTTCGCTGGCTTCAAAGACATAGTGTTCAAATGGAGCGACGGTGGACGTGAAGACTTTCCGCGCATGAGCGTCAAAGCTCGCCGCGAGCTGGTTGGATTTCAAAATAGCGACGACGAATTCGACGTAGACGAAAACGGTGTGATCGGCGGCGGTATACACATCAAGCCGCGTGAGGTGCACGAGATGGTCGAGAAGCATGGCGACGATGTAGTCTTTTTTGATGGTCGCAATGCGCACGAAGCCAAAATTGGCAAGTTCAAAAACGCGGTGGTACCAAATACTAATACCTCACGCGACTTCATCGCTGAGCTCGAAAGCGACAAATACGACGATATCAAAAACAAAAAAGTAATCACGTACTGTACGGGCGGTATCCGCTGCGAAGCGATTTCTGCCATGATGAAAAAGCGCGGCTTCACCGATGTCTATCAAATCGACGGCGGTATCGTCAAATACGGCGAGTCATACGGAGACGATGGCCTATGGGAAGGTAGCTTGCGCGTGTTTGACAATCGCATGACGGTTGATTTCAGCGACCATGCCAAGACGATTGGTGAGTGTACACACTGTGGTGGCCCGACGAATAATTTTGAAAACTGTGCGCATATGGAATGCAATGATCTCGTGTTGATTTGCTTGCAGTGCAAGCAAAATCCAAACCTGCTGTTTCACACCGACGAGTGTCGCTATAAGCACGAGGCTAAACTTGGCGCCTCGGTAAATGCATGA